A genomic stretch from Antarcticibacterium flavum includes:
- a CDS encoding Gfo/Idh/MocA family protein, whose translation MIATKPENKKSKELALGFVGVGWIGRNRMEAILRDTGSKAFAIVDPELENAAEAKKLAPKSCHLDSLQTMLEEEQLDGVVIATPSAMHAEQSIEALRAGKAVFCQKPLGRTANEVREVVEASWQANQLLGVDLSYRYTKAFKAVYDLIKAGEIGEVYAVDLIFHNAYGPDKDWFYDIKKSGGGCVMDLGIHLVDLALWTLDFPEIKDVRSRLYHQGKKLTSFEEQVEDFASVNMVSARDTNIHLECSWHISAGRDAVIEAKFYGTKGGAAFKNINGSFYDFTAEKYNGTQTETLVAPPDDWSGRAGVVWAKELLEGKKHDPEAGEEFIRTAEIIDRIYGR comes from the coding sequence ATGATCGCAACCAAACCGGAGAATAAGAAAAGTAAGGAGCTTGCCCTGGGGTTTGTGGGGGTAGGATGGATAGGCAGGAACAGGATGGAAGCCATCCTACGCGATACCGGGAGCAAGGCATTTGCAATTGTAGACCCTGAATTAGAAAACGCAGCAGAAGCAAAAAAGCTAGCACCTAAAAGTTGCCATCTCGACTCCCTGCAAACAATGCTGGAGGAGGAACAACTGGACGGGGTGGTAATCGCAACCCCCAGTGCTATGCATGCAGAGCAGAGTATTGAAGCTCTTAGAGCAGGCAAGGCCGTTTTTTGCCAGAAACCCCTTGGCCGTACTGCTAATGAAGTGCGGGAGGTGGTTGAAGCCTCCTGGCAGGCTAATCAACTCCTGGGGGTCGACCTTTCCTACAGGTATACCAAAGCTTTTAAAGCTGTCTATGATCTCATCAAGGCAGGGGAGATTGGGGAGGTATATGCAGTGGACTTGATATTCCATAACGCTTATGGTCCTGATAAAGATTGGTTCTACGACATCAAGAAGTCCGGTGGAGGGTGTGTTATGGACCTGGGGATCCACCTGGTGGACCTGGCGCTGTGGACGCTTGATTTCCCGGAAATAAAAGATGTGAGAAGCAGGCTTTACCACCAGGGAAAAAAACTTACCTCCTTTGAAGAGCAGGTAGAGGATTTTGCCAGCGTAAACATGGTTTCTGCCCGGGACACCAACATACATCTGGAATGTTCCTGGCACATTTCTGCCGGAAGGGATGCCGTAATAGAAGCCAAATTCTATGGCACCAAAGGGGGAGCGGCGTTTAAAAACATCAATGGCTCCTTCTACGATTTTACAGCTGAAAAATATAACGGCACCCAAACTGAAACGCTTGTGGCACCACCGGATGACTGGAGTGGTCGCGCCGGGGTGGTTTGGGCAAAAGAATTATTGGAAGGAAAAAAACACGATCCTGAAGCAGGAGAAGAATTTATAAGAACCGCAGAAATAATAGACAGAATTTATGGAAGATAG
- a CDS encoding glycosyltransferase family 4 protein — protein sequence MEDRLTILMTTDTVGGVWTYSIELCRALEKEGVFIHLAAMGNWPSKEQEEEAAALENVLLYKSDYKLEWMQDPWEDVEQAEKWLNSIYHTVQPDILHFNNYAHRKEDWSCPTITVFHSCVQTWWQAVKGTSAPAIWNKYTNLVSESLNTSDMVVAPTKAIMKKAIATHSISTDTRVIYNGKDLQPSADNEKEDFILCMGRIWDEAKNLQSLSGMAKDLPWPVYVVGNNINPDTGEAVLIENVKFLGELPQEEAHQWQQRAKIFVSPTIYEPFGLAILEAAASGCALVLNELDTLTELWQDTAVFFDPENNTEAKKLILQLNGNESFRSDIAKKAMKRAADFSATKMAAAYTETYRELLAKREFDHDLREEGKTTTQ from the coding sequence ATGGAAGATAGACTTACAATTTTGATGACTACAGATACCGTGGGAGGCGTATGGACCTATTCCATAGAATTATGCAGGGCCCTTGAAAAAGAAGGGGTTTTTATACACCTGGCGGCTATGGGAAACTGGCCTTCAAAAGAACAGGAAGAAGAAGCGGCTGCACTGGAAAACGTTTTACTGTACAAGAGTGACTACAAACTGGAATGGATGCAGGATCCCTGGGAGGATGTGGAGCAGGCAGAAAAGTGGCTCAATTCCATTTACCACACAGTACAGCCTGATATTTTGCATTTTAATAATTATGCGCACAGAAAGGAAGACTGGTCCTGCCCTACCATTACCGTCTTCCATTCCTGCGTGCAAACCTGGTGGCAGGCGGTGAAAGGAACTTCTGCCCCCGCTATCTGGAACAAGTATACCAATCTGGTTTCAGAATCGCTGAATACTTCAGATATGGTGGTGGCACCTACAAAAGCAATTATGAAAAAGGCTATAGCCACTCATTCTATTTCTACAGACACGAGGGTGATCTACAACGGCAAGGACCTGCAACCTTCAGCAGATAATGAAAAAGAAGATTTTATACTTTGTATGGGCAGGATCTGGGATGAGGCCAAAAATTTGCAATCACTTTCCGGGATGGCGAAGGACCTGCCCTGGCCGGTTTATGTGGTAGGAAACAATATAAATCCAGATACCGGGGAAGCCGTTCTTATTGAAAATGTAAAATTCCTGGGGGAACTCCCACAGGAAGAAGCTCACCAGTGGCAGCAGCGGGCGAAGATCTTTGTTAGCCCCACCATATATGAACCTTTTGGTCTTGCTATCCTGGAAGCAGCAGCATCGGGTTGTGCACTGGTGCTTAATGAACTGGATACTTTAACTGAACTATGGCAGGATACGGCTGTTTTCTTTGATCCTGAAAATAATACAGAAGCGAAAAAACTGATCCTTCAGCTTAATGGAAATGAAAGCTTCAGAAGTGATATCGCAAAAAAAGCAATGAAAAGGGCTGCAGATTTTTCAGCAACAAAAATGGCGGCAGCCTATACTGAAACATACAGAGAACTCCTGGCAAAGAGAGAATTTGATCACGACCTCAGGGAAGAGGGTAAAACTACCACCCAATAA
- a CDS encoding CgeB family protein, whose translation MKIIMFYHSLYSDWNHGNAHFLRGIVRELQQRGNDVEVYEPEGGWSLNNLIKDHGAEKMDEFRKYYPGLSPQFYNPSKQLNYEGILRDADLVIVHEWNDPQMVANIGKQKEKYGFKLLFHDTHHRAASAPEEMGKYDFSNYDAALVFGEVIKNIYLENKWISNVFTWHEAADAELFKPVRDLEKEGDLVWIGNWGDNERTEELMEFLIEPVKELKLKAKVYGVRYPEKAKKALADAGIEYGGWLPNYKVPEVFSRYKLTVHVPRRPYVEMLPGIPTIRPFEALSCGIPLICSPWQDAENLFTPGEDYLLANDGNEMGYRIAEVLKSAQLAQSLSQNGRKTILARHTCAHRVDELEEIITQINKQYPYTQKSGTNG comes from the coding sequence ATGAAAATCATAATGTTCTATCATTCATTGTATTCTGACTGGAACCACGGCAACGCCCATTTTTTAAGAGGTATCGTCAGGGAGCTACAGCAAAGAGGGAATGATGTGGAGGTCTATGAACCAGAGGGTGGATGGAGCCTGAATAACCTCATCAAGGACCACGGGGCAGAGAAGATGGATGAGTTCCGTAAATATTATCCGGGTTTGAGTCCGCAATTCTATAATCCTTCAAAGCAGTTGAATTACGAGGGGATACTGAGAGATGCAGACCTTGTCATTGTACACGAATGGAATGACCCTCAAATGGTGGCGAATATTGGAAAGCAAAAGGAAAAATATGGTTTTAAGCTGCTCTTTCACGATACTCACCACAGGGCGGCATCTGCCCCCGAAGAAATGGGGAAATACGATTTTAGCAATTACGATGCGGCCTTGGTATTTGGAGAGGTTATTAAAAATATCTACCTGGAAAATAAATGGATCAGCAATGTCTTTACCTGGCACGAGGCTGCAGATGCAGAGCTTTTTAAACCGGTACGCGATCTGGAAAAAGAGGGGGACCTGGTGTGGATAGGAAACTGGGGTGATAATGAACGTACAGAAGAACTGATGGAATTCCTCATAGAGCCTGTAAAGGAATTAAAGCTGAAGGCAAAAGTTTACGGGGTAAGATATCCTGAAAAAGCTAAAAAAGCCCTTGCAGACGCGGGGATAGAATACGGCGGGTGGCTGCCGAACTATAAAGTCCCGGAAGTTTTTTCCAGGTATAAACTTACGGTCCACGTTCCCAGAAGGCCTTATGTGGAAATGCTGCCGGGAATTCCCACAATTCGGCCATTTGAAGCTCTTTCCTGCGGCATCCCGCTCATTTGTTCCCCATGGCAGGATGCAGAAAATTTGTTTACCCCGGGAGAAGATTACCTCCTGGCAAATGATGGCAATGAAATGGGTTACAGAATAGCAGAGGTGCTCAAGAGCGCACAACTGGCCCAAAGCCTGTCACAAAACGGCAGAAAAACCATCCTGGCCAGGCACACCTGCGCCCACCGTGTGGATGAACTGGAGGAAATAATCACCCAGATAAATAAACAGTACCCTTACACCCAAAAATCTGGAACAAATGGATAA